A stretch of Aureispira sp. CCB-E DNA encodes these proteins:
- a CDS encoding helix-turn-helix domain-containing protein: MTVQERFKKLLFALETNGSNLAKQISVSQPSIARIINGENYPSHKVLIPLIEKFNVNSNWVLTGEGEMFISQDTTPVKNKDLEQLTKIIEALEQSNEESKKRGETMDKYIAILEQKIEELEKEVHKK; the protein is encoded by the coding sequence ATGACTGTACAAGAACGGTTTAAAAAATTGTTATTTGCACTAGAAACCAATGGTTCAAACCTAGCAAAGCAAATTAGTGTTTCCCAACCTTCAATCGCTCGCATTATAAATGGCGAAAACTATCCAAGTCATAAGGTATTAATCCCTCTAATTGAAAAATTTAATGTCAATAGTAATTGGGTATTAACTGGAGAAGGAGAAATGTTTATTTCCCAAGATACAACGCCAGTAAAAAATAAAGACTTAGAGCAGTTAACGAAGATAATAGAAGCCCTAGAGCAATCTAATGAAGAGAGCAAAAAACGAGGCGAAACAATGGATAAATACATTGCCATATTAGAGCAAAAAATAGAAGAACTTGAAAAAGAAGTCCATAAAAAATGA
- a CDS encoding LPD1 domain-containing protein — protein sequence MKIVDTLSPEGGSRAERWWEDQGFVELYQFFRKGAMEKRFYDKLKDVRTVHEVFQLRGYQFGNWVTHEDRFNYLAALGICLYDLNRVLRFKGNNLGLDKTLGIAFGARGVKGALAHYEPSTNIINLTRYYEENRFDEPTEKKVRFVFSGGVGSFAHEYGHFLDYFFGARVEANPKVYALSDGRSTDPRRINYDASKMPMRYWMEEILEKAYWDKSKTADSSYVRRIRKAIPKQYLDYFLRRNEIFARLFEQYVGYKLQEMKIQNIFLTKTKYHAIQYMTPTELKTVVPLFDKLLLQMRKHF from the coding sequence ATGAAAATTGTAGATACCTTAAGCCCAGAAGGAGGCTCTAGAGCCGAACGATGGTGGGAAGATCAAGGTTTTGTAGAATTGTATCAATTCTTTCGAAAAGGAGCGATGGAAAAACGCTTTTATGACAAGCTCAAAGATGTTCGAACGGTGCACGAAGTCTTTCAATTGAGAGGCTATCAGTTTGGTAACTGGGTAACGCATGAAGACCGTTTTAATTATTTGGCTGCTCTAGGCATTTGTTTGTATGACTTAAATCGAGTGTTGCGATTCAAAGGAAACAACCTTGGTTTGGACAAAACTTTGGGCATTGCCTTTGGAGCTCGAGGGGTAAAGGGAGCTTTAGCCCATTACGAACCCTCTACCAATATTATCAATCTCACTCGTTACTACGAAGAGAACCGTTTTGATGAACCTACCGAGAAAAAAGTCCGCTTTGTCTTTTCTGGCGGCGTGGGATCCTTTGCACATGAGTATGGTCATTTCCTGGATTACTTTTTTGGTGCTAGGGTAGAGGCGAACCCCAAAGTATATGCACTATCCGATGGTCGCTCGACAGATCCTAGACGTATCAATTACGATGCCTCTAAAATGCCCATGCGTTACTGGATGGAGGAGATTCTTGAAAAGGCGTATTGGGACAAGAGCAAAACAGCGGATTCTAGTTATGTGAGACGTATTCGAAAAGCAATTCCTAAACAATATCTAGATTACTTCTTGAGAAGAAATGAAATTTTTGCTCGGCTTTTTGAGCAGTATGTTGGTTACAAACTCCAGGAGATGAAGATTCAAAATATCTTTTTGACCAAAACGAAGTATCATGCTATCCAATATATGACGCCTACTGAGTTAAAAACAGTGGTGCCTTTGTTTGATAAGTTGCTGCTGCAGATGCGGAAACATTTTTAG
- a CDS encoding site-specific integrase — translation MIQFSVVHNYKNKLRKNGTGLIQIRAYTKGQCKFFSTGIYVTPFQWSKRLKQVIDHPNTFQYNAEIRRQINALEAFALDCIKKNGVITINQVEDFFRYEDVESFTDFWRCELAADTKLSKETKGKHKAALNHWTDFRKDVQFSELNFNLIHDFDTFLYKKNLHTNTVFTHHKQVRKYINLAISKGSFEAHKNPYLKFKPKTVATERLVLVWEEVERLEALSFSPKESYLELIRDMFLFSCYTGLRFSDACNIQHQNIEQEKEGLLLNIIAQKTGKQLLLPLYKLHLKKPEQLIQKHLISGAAPHVLVFHQYTNQYFNRTLKLLAARAGINKAISSHVARHTFATHLASKIPLHVLKSILQHSKIETTMIYLHLSNKVVNDALDGVDW, via the coding sequence ATGATTCAATTTTCTGTTGTCCACAACTACAAAAACAAACTCCGAAAGAACGGAACTGGACTAATTCAAATCAGAGCTTACACAAAAGGCCAATGTAAATTCTTCTCTACTGGAATTTATGTTACCCCCTTTCAATGGAGCAAACGACTCAAGCAAGTTATTGATCATCCCAACACTTTTCAATACAATGCTGAAATTAGAAGACAAATTAATGCACTAGAAGCCTTTGCTTTGGATTGCATCAAAAAGAACGGCGTCATTACTATTAATCAGGTAGAAGATTTCTTTCGTTATGAAGATGTAGAGTCTTTTACTGACTTTTGGCGTTGCGAACTTGCTGCAGATACCAAACTATCTAAAGAAACGAAGGGGAAACACAAAGCTGCGCTCAATCATTGGACTGACTTTCGAAAAGATGTTCAATTCTCAGAATTGAATTTTAACTTGATTCACGATTTTGATACCTTCTTATATAAAAAGAATTTGCACACCAATACCGTATTCACACATCACAAACAAGTACGCAAATACATTAATTTGGCTATTAGTAAAGGAAGCTTTGAAGCGCATAAAAATCCATACTTAAAATTTAAGCCTAAAACGGTCGCTACTGAGCGCCTAGTATTGGTCTGGGAGGAAGTTGAGCGCTTAGAAGCCTTGAGTTTTTCTCCCAAAGAGTCTTATCTGGAGTTAATTCGAGATATGTTTTTGTTTTCTTGTTATACAGGTTTGCGTTTTTCAGATGCTTGTAATATTCAACACCAAAACATTGAACAGGAAAAAGAAGGTCTGCTCCTAAACATCATTGCCCAAAAGACAGGCAAGCAACTTTTACTTCCTTTGTACAAATTGCACTTGAAGAAACCTGAGCAGCTCATCCAAAAACATTTAATTTCTGGCGCAGCTCCTCATGTCCTAGTTTTTCATCAATATACCAATCAATATTTTAATCGAACGTTGAAATTGTTGGCGGCTCGTGCTGGGATTAATAAGGCAATTAGCAGCCATGTGGCTCGGCATACCTTTGCGACTCATTTAGCTTCTAAAATTCCATTACATGTTCTGAAGTCGATTTTACAACATTCCAAGATTGAAACAACTATGATTTATTTGCACCTTTCCAATAAGGTGGTAAATGATGCTTTGGATGGGGTGGATTGGTAA
- a CDS encoding N-acetylmuramoyl-L-alanine amidase yields the protein MSCIPIISNGHGGLIGNVYQTKGKRSPVWSDGAVLYEGEFNRAIKNRLLELLHFKGIPYYDLVPEQHDIHRSVRVARANRFHAQYKNTFLLDLHSNAGGGKGSEVFISSAASSSSLTLAHWSQALFVQHFPESTFRGIKRRNFDLVHLTNMPAILLEHFFMDNEQECRTYLMTTKGRDRIAAYTLAIIEAYLKYHPS from the coding sequence ATGTCTTGCATTCCAATTATCAGCAATGGGCATGGTGGTTTGATTGGCAACGTCTACCAAACAAAGGGCAAACGCTCTCCTGTTTGGTCTGACGGTGCGGTTCTTTATGAAGGAGAATTTAATCGAGCCATCAAAAACCGTTTGTTAGAACTGCTCCATTTTAAAGGCATTCCTTATTATGATTTGGTGCCAGAGCAGCACGACATTCATCGGAGTGTTCGAGTTGCTCGAGCGAATCGTTTTCATGCCCAATACAAAAATACCTTTTTACTCGACTTGCATTCCAATGCAGGGGGAGGCAAAGGATCGGAAGTTTTTATCTCCAGTGCTGCCAGCAGCTCCAGTTTGACTTTAGCGCATTGGTCTCAAGCCTTGTTTGTCCAACATTTTCCAGAAAGTACGTTTCGAGGCATCAAACGCAGGAATTTTGATTTGGTGCATTTGACCAACATGCCCGCCATTCTCCTGGAACATTTTTTTATGGACAATGAACAAGAATGCAGAACCTATTTAATGACAACCAAAGGACGAGATCGGATTGCGGCTTATACCTTGGCAATTATTGAAGCCTACCTTAAATACCATCCTTCATGA
- a CDS encoding S1C family serine protease: MKNNLVSLVLASAMGGAMALGGSYLLNPPTDVQTIQVSTEQQPVVQQPAAQKLVHNQGTLGRPESFADAADRAMPAVVNITSITEHRARNERERRYYQFFGSPGPSKSTGSGVIISEKGYIVTNNHVIKDATKVDVLLSDNRKFEAEVMGTDPSTDLAVLKITGDNLPVIDLANSDEARVGEWVLAIGNPFELSSTVTAGIISAKGRDISILNGQYSIESFIQTDAAVNPGNSGGALVNADGKLIGINTAIYAPSGTYAGYSFAVPINLVKKVMQDLIDHGEVKRAFLGIMIQSVDSDMAKELDLAVTEGVYVSELIEGGAAIQSELNTGDVITRINGIQTSSVPKLQEQIGSKNPGDDIVVTVNRRGQPKDIVVKLKTREE, encoded by the coding sequence ATGAAAAATAACTTAGTTTCTTTAGTTTTAGCTAGTGCTATGGGAGGTGCTATGGCATTGGGAGGTTCCTATCTACTAAATCCTCCAACAGATGTACAAACCATTCAAGTTTCGACAGAACAACAACCCGTTGTACAACAACCAGCAGCACAGAAATTGGTGCACAACCAAGGAACGTTAGGGCGTCCTGAAAGTTTTGCTGATGCGGCTGACCGTGCTATGCCCGCTGTTGTTAATATTACATCAATTACGGAACACCGAGCTAGAAATGAAAGAGAACGAAGGTATTACCAGTTTTTTGGCAGTCCAGGTCCCTCCAAATCTACAGGATCGGGGGTTATTATTAGCGAAAAAGGTTATATCGTTACCAATAATCATGTTATTAAGGATGCTACCAAAGTAGATGTCTTGTTAAGTGATAATAGAAAGTTTGAGGCAGAAGTAATGGGGACAGATCCTTCTACAGATCTCGCTGTCCTAAAAATTACAGGAGATAATTTACCTGTTATTGACTTAGCTAATTCTGATGAAGCAAGGGTAGGAGAATGGGTGTTAGCAATCGGAAATCCATTTGAGTTGAGCTCAACAGTCACCGCAGGAATTATTAGTGCCAAAGGAAGAGATATTAGTATCCTAAATGGACAATACAGCATTGAGTCTTTTATTCAAACGGATGCTGCTGTCAATCCAGGAAATAGCGGTGGTGCATTGGTGAATGCTGATGGCAAATTAATTGGGATCAATACAGCAATCTATGCACCTTCTGGAACCTATGCTGGTTATTCTTTTGCAGTGCCTATTAATTTAGTAAAAAAAGTCATGCAAGACCTAATAGATCATGGTGAAGTAAAACGAGCGTTTTTAGGTATTATGATTCAAAGTGTGGATAGTGATATGGCTAAAGAGTTAGATTTGGCTGTAACAGAAGGGGTCTATGTCAGTGAATTGATAGAAGGAGGAGCTGCGATTCAGTCTGAATTAAATACAGGAGATGTTATTACAAGAATCAATGGAATTCAAACTTCCTCTGTTCCTAAATTGCAAGAACAAATTGGAAGTAAAAATCCAGGAGATGACATTGTTGTAACGGTCAATCGAAGAGGGCAGCCCAAAGATATTGTTGTCAAATTAAAAACAAGAGAAGAATAA
- a CDS encoding sodium:solute symporter family transporter, translating into MEIYIFISIYVILIIGISYFYSKNGSDEDYLISGRDRNEFNILASKFAGAVGVSTFITYTSYTYKFGPWGVIPLILGVVVGYSVFAFWAAPKIKQFSTIGQQFYTQGDLVRFITNNNTTSLLTNGITISIQFFWILLSLVGGAKVIAYFDLLTYEVALIFTASIVLLYILFSGFKAVIITDVFQSIIILILLGIIVYSVLSNDQFSIPELIATPPLEPVKTKDIIGLMLYGSLSVFGLADRYQLCYAAKDVQAAKRGMSWALIPIIIIVFLLMFVGLAALKQNNALDYDNAFIYAMQNLLSPSFYPVLLVLFFAGLMSSADTNIFAVASHTSLTLAPNAPNKVQNTRWITVLVVLLATGIAFVWQSIVDITIVGAAMRITIAIPMIYIISRGNNTGRFIACTLGGVLGLMVGLILFGAQPSIVLLVLLGSILGLLYKSENDALFWGNR; encoded by the coding sequence ATGGAAATCTATATTTTTATCAGTATATATGTCATTCTAATTATTGGTATTTCCTATTTTTACTCCAAAAATGGCTCTGATGAAGACTATTTAATTTCTGGAAGAGATCGCAATGAATTTAATATTTTAGCCTCTAAATTTGCAGGTGCTGTAGGAGTTAGTACATTTATTACTTACACTAGTTACACCTATAAATTTGGTCCTTGGGGCGTTATTCCATTAATTTTAGGAGTAGTAGTGGGATATAGCGTCTTTGCCTTTTGGGCAGCTCCTAAAATAAAACAATTTTCTACGATTGGGCAGCAATTTTATACCCAAGGAGATCTAGTGCGTTTTATCACCAACAACAATACGACTAGTTTGCTAACTAATGGGATTACTATTAGTATACAGTTTTTTTGGATTCTATTATCGTTAGTTGGGGGAGCAAAAGTAATCGCCTATTTTGATTTACTCACTTACGAAGTAGCTCTAATTTTTACGGCCTCTATTGTACTTCTGTACATTCTTTTCTCTGGATTTAAGGCTGTTATTATCACAGATGTATTTCAAAGCATTATTATTCTAATTTTATTAGGAATTATTGTGTACAGTGTCTTATCCAACGATCAGTTTTCGATTCCTGAATTAATCGCAACTCCACCTTTAGAGCCTGTAAAGACTAAAGATATTATTGGGTTGATGCTTTATGGAAGTTTGTCGGTATTTGGTTTGGCAGATCGTTATCAACTTTGTTATGCTGCGAAGGACGTTCAAGCTGCCAAACGCGGAATGAGTTGGGCGCTTATTCCCATTATAATCATTGTTTTTTTACTAATGTTTGTTGGATTGGCCGCACTAAAACAAAATAATGCGTTGGATTATGATAATGCCTTTATATATGCCATGCAAAACTTGCTGTCGCCGAGTTTTTACCCTGTTTTATTAGTGTTGTTTTTTGCAGGACTTATGAGTTCTGCCGATACAAATATTTTTGCGGTAGCTTCTCATACTAGTTTAACACTAGCTCCTAATGCTCCCAACAAAGTACAAAATACACGTTGGATTACCGTTTTGGTAGTATTGCTTGCAACAGGGATTGCTTTTGTTTGGCAAAGTATTGTTGATATTACCATCGTTGGTGCGGCTATGCGAATTACAATTGCTATTCCTATGATTTATATCATTAGCAGAGGGAATAACACTGGACGCTTTATTGCTTGTACCTTGGGAGGTGTGTTGGGATTAATGGTTGGCTTAATCCTATTTGGTGCTCAGCCTAGCATTGTATTGTTAGTACTTTTAGGGTCTATATTAGGACTCCTATATAAGAGTGAAAATGATGCGCTCTTTTGGGGAAATAGATGA